From the genome of Amia ocellicauda isolate fAmiCal2 chromosome 14, fAmiCal2.hap1, whole genome shotgun sequence, one region includes:
- the LOC136768494 gene encoding zinc finger protein 678-like, which translates to MELSGLESGHVVELQTVGLTQGFWALGSECGPSAAGIEPDSASTQCEPSVASVHIKTEDSELEWEMHTDLKDEPCNLKLENITGSLCKLEPQLPVDGLCDTDSVALRTGLSRGSAVRGESTSSQSRQRPGPSSSDSPPSNKTGKHQSCHRCLQCEKTYKTLGNFKKHKCIPKGKRVHCCSLCGKSFDRLRILTIHQRTHTGEKPYSCSQCGKSFTQSSTLNSHQRIHTGEKPYSCTQCGKCFTRADHLRSHQGVHTVEKPYKCSQCEKSFHRAESLKYHQRTHKEEKPHSCSQCGKCFTQKASLTYHQRIHTGEKPYCCSQCGKSFTQKASLNNHQLIHTGEKNYSCSQCGKSFNQAGHLKSHQRIHTGEKPYNCMLCGKGFSQAGHLKEHQRTHTGERPYVCSQCGMNFTLADSLKSHQRIHTGEKPYSCTMCGKNFSRATHLKDHQRIHTGERPYFCSQCGKSFTHAANLNSHQRIHTGEKPHSCSQCGKIFRQPGGLKSHQRIHTGEKPYSCSQCGKSFSHSSSLKYHERIHTGEKPYSCSQCGKSFSHLNCLKCHQRIHAGEKPHSSSQNGKNFS; encoded by the coding sequence ATGGAGCTCAGTGGACTGGAGTCTGGCCACGTGGTGGAGCTACAGACTGTGGGTTTAACACAGGGATTCTGGGCACTGGGAtctgagtgtggacccagtgcagCTGGTATTGAGCCAGACTCTGCCAGTACACAGTGTGAGCCCAGTGTTGCGTCTGTTCACATTAAGACAGAGGACAGTGAACTGGAGTGGGAAATGCATACAGATTTGAAAGATGAACCTTGTAATCTTAAACTAGAGAATATTACAGGAAGCCTCTGTAAACTGGAGCCGCAACTTCCTGTAGATGGACTGTGTGACACTGACTCTGTTGCCTTGAGGACGGGGCTCAGTAGAGGCAGTGCAGTGAGGGGTGAGAGCACATCTTCACAGTCCAGACAGCGTCCTGGACCCTCCAGCTCTGACTCTCCTCCCTCAAACAAAACTGGGAAACATCAGAGCTGCCATCGCTGCCTTCAGTGTGAGAAAACTTATAAAACTTtaggaaactttaaaaaacataaatgcattCCTAAAGGGAAAAGAGTGCACTGCTGCAGcctgtgtgggaagagctttgaTCGTTTAAGAATTCTGACAATTcaccagcgcactcacacaggagagaaaccatacagttgctcccagtgtgggaagagcttcaccCAATCATCAACACTTAATTCTCACCAGCGTATTCACACAGGGGAGAAACCGTACagctgcacccagtgtgggaagtgcTTCACTCGGGCAGATCACCTTCGTTCTCACCAGGGTGTTCACACAGTTGAGAAACCATACAAATGCTCCCAGTGTGAGAAGAGCTTCCATCGTGCAGAGAGCCTTAAATATCACCAGCGCACTCACAAGGAGGAGAAACCCCACAGCTGCTCCCAGTGTGGAAAGTGCTTCACTCAGAAAGCAAGCCTTACAtatcaccagcgcattcacacaggggaAAAACCCTACTGTTGCTCCCAGTGTGGAAAGAGCTTCACTCAGAAAGCAAGCCTTAATAATCACCAGCTCATTCACACAGGGGAGAAAAATTACagctgctcccagtgtgggaagagtttcaatCAGGCAGGACACCTTAAAtctcaccagcgcattcacacgggGGAGAAACCCTACAACTGCATGCTGTGTGGGAAGGGTTTCAGTCAGGCAGGACACCTTAAAGAacaccagcgcactcacacaggagagagaccctatgtctgctcccagtgtgggaTGAATTTCACTCTTGCAGATAGCCTTAAAtctcaccagcgcattcacacaggggaGAAACCCTACAGCTGCACAATGTGTGGGAAGAACTTCAGTCGGGCTACACACCTTAAAgatcaccagcgcattcacacaggagagagaccctACTTCTGCTCCCAGTGTGGAAAGAGCTTCACCCATGCAGCAAACCTTAATTCTCACCAGCGGATACACACGGGGGAGAAACCTCACAGCTgttcccagtgtgggaagatcTTCCGTCAGCCAGGCGGCCTTAAAtctcaccagcgcattcacacaggagagaaaccatacagTTGCTCCCAGTGTGGAAAGAGTTTCAGTCATTCAAGTAGCCTTAAATATCAtgagcgcattcacacaggggaGAAACCATACAGCTGCTCCCAGTGTGGAAAGagtttcagtcatttaaattgcCTTAAAtgtcaccagcgcattcacgcTGGGGAGAAACCGCACAGCAGCTCCCAGAATGGGAAGAACTTCAGTTAG